The segment TAACCTTTGTGGTTGAGTACCTACCCGGAGCTGCAGCTATATGAGCCTCTGCAGGGTTGGCAGGTTAGCTTGTTCAAAATTAGGCTGTACTAACATGTAAGCTTGTCAATAGACTAGAATATTGTGCACTAAACATTAAAGAGTGGGGataatgtcatttttcagtCATCTTATTGTTAACACGACCTGTGAAAAgagcaaaacatgcaaaaacttTTTCGGAAAAGCGTGATCATCTAGCTACTTAATGCCAGATTGCGATGGCCATGGCCACACAGGCTGACACTGTCCCATAATCCACACTTTGTCACCTCAtcagtttcagtagttttattACTTTGTACTTGCACAGGTTTATTTCATAACAAGTAAGAtcacagtttgtttgatttagaATCTGATTATTTGCTTTAACCGCACATTGCTTCACATGGAGTGCACACGTTTGTACAGTGTGGGGTTATGAAAGTTACCGTCCTGGTGGAGAAGAAAGGTGTGGCTGTGTGCATGTTCAGTTAATATCTGCTTTAGCTGCCATTATATTGACTTTAGTTATGTTTTGTTGACCTCTTTTATAGGCCTAATACTTAACATCCTTGTTTTGTAATAAGTTTGCATTTTTAGGGGGGTAAATAAAAcccattttttcatttacaaatcCTGTCTCCTCATTGCCTAACTGCGTGGTCCCTAACAGATATTGCTCAAATCATTTTGCTAAGTGTAGGCAGCCTCACTATATATATCTAACAAGTAATGTAGACCTAATTTTGCTTTGGTCAACATACTTcatcattaaaaacagcagcagcaatgaTTTTCCTGGAAACAATTTGATGGTAAATGCACTGGATTTCTATAGCGGTTTTCTAGTCTACAACCACTCACAATGTTTGAGTCACATTCACAAACCAATGGCAGAGGCTTCAGGTGaagggttcagtgtcttgctcaaggacactttggctgcatttacattgcaaGTCTTGATGCCCAGATCGGATTTGCTGCCTGAATccgattttttttcctgtgcggTTACACGTATTTTATCAAGTGACCCATATCTGATTCACGCGATTCCACTTGCCTACAACATCTGAAACATCACGCATGCCTTGGAACACGGCTTTATTTCTGTAGgtcccttttattttctcctgaattttctcctctccccaaaGACTGAGAAGACATCTGACCTCTTCAACTGACCACTGTGCCgaattttcctcctcatctctcatctttctctgcaggttAGCCTCCATGTTCAGTCTGTCGTTTACCGCGTGTTCACTGTTTATGCGACAAAATAAGCTAATTGGTCGCAGATTTGATGACGGAGACGCAACGTGTAAGAAAATCCGATCAGCCTGTTTACACGGCGGTCGCACTGGCACATATCCGAtacatatctgatttatttccacatatGAATGAGGCCTGTATCCGATCTCAAAATATCCGAATGCATGCGTCTTTTTCCTGATTACACTGTCAGCGAGCATATCCCATCTGTGCCACATAAGAGCAAAAAATCGGAATTGGGTCACATTACATTGGCAGTGTAAATGCACTCTTTGACACAccggaggagctggggatcaaCCTAGGAACCTTGTGGTCGCCAGATGACCACTACCTGCTGAGCCACACTGCCCATGATGTGAACCGACCATGGTGGTTCATTTATGCTCTTTTCATAGTCCATATGAAAGCTAACAAAAATATAGaatgatataaaaatacaccaaacttATCCTTTAATACTGACTTGATTGCTATTGGGTTACAGAAAAACCTGTGATGAATGCtttcattccttttttattgccttttcaaaacttttgctttttcttgcaAGATTGCAGAGCTGCTGTTGAGCCAGGAGCGTCACTGCCACGCTCACTCTGAATCCTTTATGCTGATCTAGGACACAGCCTGTATGTTACAAATATGTTCAACAGTCTATGATCTAGGACCATCACACTAGACTGATGTATGGTACTGCTAAAGAAATACAAAGCTCTGATTTAAACCTATGGAGAAACATTTCTTTGGTCTACTTAGTAAATTTGACCTGCTGGTAGGATTAggtataaataatgaaaaatgttgcTCTCTTTTGCTCTGCCACTTCCTAGCTTCAGGATATGTTTAATCATGCCATGTTAGGAAAAGTTAAAGACAGACATAATATACGGacttacaagaaaattatttatttatttttatttatctatacaGTTAAGTTACAGATTAATACACATTTCTGTTGTATAGCCACCCTGGCTAATTTTTCCCTAGGTGTCATGACCGCTACAAAccacacaaaatgcattcagacagaaacagcaatactccatatatacagtatattcagaaagtattcacaagtgaaaaagtgaagggggccgaatactttctgaatgcactgaatAGCAGCAGGTATTTCATAAGAACACATAAAATGCATTAGGACAAGGACAACAAAACATTACACACGCTTCATATTATTGGAAAAAGTGAAcagggtcaatttgaccctGTGGCAGTTGAAGTGTTAATCCCCACACTCCACACCTCGGTGCAGACTCACCGTGTGGCCAGTTTCAATGACAGAGAATAACTGTGCCTTAACACTGATAACAGCTCTGTACGtttatgtaaacatttaaactgttttttgaaTTCAAAAAGATCCCACAGCATTGAAGTTATTCAACATGGCCCTAGAGATTAAGGACCACTTGGAAACTCACAAAAATGCcaatatatgaagagttcatatATAGAAAGAGATAAATGCTGTTCCTGAAAAACCCTGAGTGAACTGTGTATGTAATGCTTCACACAATGTACTTGATGAATCCAAAATTTTTGTcacaaaatccaaaaatgttTATGTATTAGCCTACTTGTGGGATTTCTTTGGACTGAtatggaaaaacaaattaaaaaaaaaaaaaatacaaaaaaggttTACTGAAATGTACATAATTGGATATCCATTTTTGAAACTACACTCAATTTTAGAACATCAAACTGGACATTAAAGGTGATGATTTCATGACTACTTTACTATTCAAATGCAGGGCACTGAAAGTTGCTCAGGAGGGCACACACAGTCCACAGCTGTTGAACAGAGCCCACCAGTGTTGCAGGTAAAATCCCATCAAATATGTGGTACTCTCTGACCCTCCTGATGGCCCGCTCAACAAGAATGCCAAGTCTAGCTATTGTTTGTGCATGTCTCGCCTCTTCTGGGCTAACATGTGGTCTTGGCTTTAAAGAGGGTGGAACCACaatggagacttttttttcagtgaggaTGTCCTCGATCAGAAAGCCTTCATCTGCCATAACCTCATCGCCTTCTTCAAGCAAGTCTAGGATTCCTGACTCTCTAATGATCTCTTCCTCAGATACTGAACCTGTATACAGGTCACTAACAAATGTCACCTCACCGGATGGAGCGATGCCAACGAGGGCCTTAAACGTGCTCTTGCCTTTGTTGTGAATAAGAACTTTTGAACAGGGTCTCTGTATATGGATTTCAGTACAGTGCAGTATCACTCTTGTTCGTGGAAAGGAGTTTTGGAAACATGCTGGCATGAGTTCATTTACAGCTTGTCTGGAAAGCCAAATGGGAAGTGAGCCtaacagaaaatacaagaagCTGGTCCAGGTCACACATATCTTGCTGACTGCTGACAGTGACACATTGAAGCAGATGGCAAGGTCCTGCTCAGGAAACCCTTGCCTCAGGCGACAGAGAAAAAGCAAGAACTGATCAAAGAGAGTCAACTTTGGAACAAGAAATCCCTGTAGCAGGATATCTTCAGGAGCTTGCTGTGTCTCACTCCATCTGGCCATGTTCTCTGCAGTGGGCTGTAAGGCCCTAAATACAGCTCTAAGTGTGTTGTAATCTTGAAAACCTGTAAAAAACATTATGTTATCATTCTCGTGGAATTGTACAAGAGAGAACTCCTCTTGAAGCCTTGCAATTAATTTCGACTGATCCCCGATGGTGCTGATGGCTTCTTCAAGTTGTTCTTCCACTGACAGAGAGACTTGAGTGTAATCATGATCAGGGTGTGGAGGTGGCATCTCTTGTAAGCTGacagtgcaagaaaaaaaaaaatggaggtcAAATTTTAACAAAGcttagttttcattttgttgaagtCATGAAATGATTAGAAGGGAAAAACCATTAAGCCAAATTTGTAATTTTAGACAGAAATACCACCTGAGGTATTCTAATTTTGAGAAAATTCCACTTGTCTAGATAATAAGTCTGGGGAATACACTGCttttatattgatatcatgatacAAGATTAGATATTATCTTGGATATAAGATATCATAATAATGTGATGTGGTGTAAGCGATGTCTTCCTGGATTTAAAGGCTTCATTTAAATCCAGGATTCAagatcttgaatcttgaatcctgGATTTAAAGGCTTCATTTACAGGAATGTCATCTTCTCAGcttattagactgttttagCTTTTCTAtcatttgcctctacctgcttggttatCATATCTACATGACcaaatgtggatatgataaccAACCTGCATTGTGAAGGCTTTAATAGTCAACCCTTCAATACGTCTCTATCATCTTCGAGGCTTTCGGTCAAAAATGTTGTGATTTgtcatgcctttatggagctgctttgtgcactggggctcagtcatgcttcaacagaaaaggaccttccccaaactgttgccacaaagctggaaacagagaattgtccaaaatgtcttggtgagctgaagaaTGTaaaagatttcccttcactggaactaagaaaaacaagcccatagcgttatccctcctccagcaaaccaaacaaacagctggcacagtgcagtcagccagggaacgttctcctggcattcaccaaacccagactcgacCTTCAGACTGTTGGACAGAGAAGCATGATTGGTCACTCctcagaacatgtttccactgctccagagtccagtggtggcgtgctttacaccgctccatatGATACTTGGCCATGGACTCAGCCATGAAAActcatgccatgaagctcctggcacaccgtttctgtgctgatgttgatgccagaggaggtttggagctctgcaatTACTGAGTCAGCGGAGCATTGgccacttttatgcactatgagcctcagcgacCCCGCTTTGTAACTCTatgtggtgctgc is part of the Myripristis murdjan chromosome 7, fMyrMur1.1, whole genome shotgun sequence genome and harbors:
- the LOC115361688 gene encoding uncharacterized protein LOC115361688 isoform X2 gives rise to the protein MPPPHPDHDYTQVSLSVEEQLEEAISTIGDQSKLIARLQEEFSLVQFHENDNIMFFTGFQDYNTLRAVFRALQPTAENMARWSETQQAPEDILLQGFLVPKLTLFDQFLLFLCRLRQGFPEQDLAICFNVSLSAVSKICVTWTSFLYFLLGSLPIWLSRQAVNELMPACFQNSFPRTRVILHCTEIHIQRPCSKVLIHNKGKSTFKALVGIAPSGEVTFVSDLYTGSVSEEEIIRESGILDLLEEGDEVMADEGFLIEDILTEKKVSIVVPPSLKPRPHVSPEEARHAQTIARLGILVERAIRRVREYHIFDGILPATLVGSVQQLWTVCALLSNFQCPAFE
- the LOC115361688 gene encoding uncharacterized protein LOC115361688 isoform X1 codes for the protein MVGKSCCVIGCNSHSHDQRSKKKIDNGISFYSFPAWRRNEGSQMAAITRRRRRAWVSAVRRSSITFSNISASMKVCSLHFHSGKPAYEMLETHPDWAPSLRLGHEATETEHFARRSKREGSPNMTAPGEDESTCPTTHRRRSKKMRRDPGTLLKITKDTKACSGQFSRNALLKTLAGLWKLNQGAVPSWFARTVPESGRTVLVRYNSPETIAAEEAVEGDANSDNLSLQEMPPPHPDHDYTQVSLSVEEQLEEAISTIGDQSKLIARLQEEFSLVQFHENDNIMFFTGFQDYNTLRAVFRALQPTAENMARWSETQQAPEDILLQGFLVPKLTLFDQFLLFLCRLRQGFPEQDLAICFNVSLSAVSKICVTWTSFLYFLLGSLPIWLSRQAVNELMPACFQNSFPRTRVILHCTEIHIQRPCSKVLIHNKGKSTFKALVGIAPSGEVTFVSDLYTGSVSEEEIIRESGILDLLEEGDEVMADEGFLIEDILTEKKVSIVVPPSLKPRPHVSPEEARHAQTIARLGILVERAIRRVREYHIFDGILPATLVGSVQQLWTVCALLSNFQCPAFE